GCTTTTAAAACAATGACACCGATTCTATCGTCCTTTTGATAAGGATGATAGAATCCTCTGCCTTGTACAAAAGGAGTAAAAATGATTAACTTCGTTTAAAGGAGATAGTTAATGGAAATCAGTCATGAAATAAAAAAAAGAAGAACAGAATTGAATATTACTCAGGAAGAACTTGCTGAACGATTAAATGTGACAAGGCCGCTGTCTCAAATTGGGAAGTAGG
The Carnobacterium mobile DSM 4848 genome window above contains:
- a CDS encoding helix-turn-helix domain-containing protein, with amino-acid sequence MEISHEIKKRRTELNITQEELAERLNVTRPLSQIGK